GAAAAAAGACTTTTGTTGTTTGCATAAGCGGAGGcaaaaatcttactattactaattggaggtttCTTTTGAAGCCTCCAGGTGAAGTCATCtaagatcctaggtggacagtctaaaaaatagagaaattttacaaattaaatcagaaacatccggacATCAATTTGGCAATTTTAGTCATAATAGCTATTGGATCTGTTATCGtttttaataaattactcaTCTTTGCCATTACAAAATAGACTAGTGTAAcctcctaaacatgtatctaaattacccacctctaccattataacgaaataatctaaaataacccccctaatcttcatgtaaattacccccttatgccattataaaataatatcaaataaccccaCAAATTCTCATATATATCATCCAATGATATCATAATAAAAAGTTAATcccaaatctgaatcaaaattatgttattataataaaatcttaaagcgtattaatataaaattctaaattactattcctatcattattaatatattatttatattattatttatttaaacATACTAACCATAAGGtgtttgtcaccatatattcatggaCAAAATAAgcgataagaataccaattttcatgttgttcatatagctcaaacaaagtgtttAATTAAACATGTATCAatatatatggaggtgtgatgcaaaatgaaaaaaaaattgttagtaactaaatcgaacacatttattacaattatataataataaatatgtatctttgcagtactagattagaatatttaattggttaaagagtgtgagatagataattattagatatctctgaCTAGTCCACGCGGAAGCATGGATTAATTGACTAGTATACTTTAATCCTGATCGATGGATGCGCCCGACTCGAGCATTGCATCTAGCCAAATATCATTATAAGAATTGTGATATCTGTCAATACATTTAACCAAACATTTTTTTACGGTCCCTGCGTCCCCATCCTCAGCGATCTCCGTTATGGCGTTATCCATATGCATGCCTTCGCCATCtctgctctttttttttcttctgctcGGGCGATATCCTTGCCTCTCGGTGGCCCATTTGTTCGATATCAGCCCAGTGGTGCGTTacacaagcaaaaaaaaaaaggaacaggGCACCACTCTCTGGGTTGGGCTTTGATTTGCGTTATTCGTCACTAAAAATCTTAGGAGGCCGGCCCGGAGGTCTTCTTTCTCATCCTGGCTACACTCTGGGCCCTCATTGGGCTCTTCAATCACACGTTCACACGGCCTCGTTCCGTGACAAAACACGCCTCCCTGTACGTACAAGGAATCTCCACCGTACACGGCGTCCTCCAATATTAGCCCCCCATACTAATCGGACACACTAATCTATTATCCCCGTCCTCCAGGTCTCAGCCAATGAGAGGGCGAGTTTCACCGGCCACGATCCGTGCCGCAGCGAAACCGCCAGTGCAGGCCGTCCGATCGCGCGGAGCCAAGCACAAAAGCGCCCGATCCCTGTCGTCCGTTTTAACCATGGCCAATGCCCGCTCCCATATATAATCCCCCACCCAACCGCAGCCTCTAATAGCCGGTTCTTAATCTCAGGTTGGGGGGAAAAAAAGCCTCGCAAACCACAACTCTCCGCTGATTTGGGAGGCGCTCGAGGTAATCATGCTCTCTCGATCCCGTATTTCGAATTTTCGATTCATGTGGTGGACGACTCGCTCGTGGTCTCGCGCTGATTTGATTTCTCTCCCTGCGGCGCTCGCTTCGGTGATTAGAAAAGGGCGGGGCCGCCGCGAATTCGAATGTCCAGCGCGATTAGGGTTTCGCGATTAGGATTGTTTCGAGGGATTTCTGGATCGCTCGTGCTGATTTGTTTACCTGCGGTCACCTGTGCTAATTTAGTGGTGGATTATTCTGTTAGCAAGCAATTACCGATCTATGTAGCTGGGAATCGCATTGTTTCGTAATCGGCTTAGGCATCAAATAGTTCGCTGCAAGTATTAAATTCGATGTACTTGTAGGATTACCAATAGTTGAATAATTTCCGTGCATTCAACAttagtttatatatatatgttcctcATTTAAAGAAATTCTGGAGATTCGGCTGATTACCTTCTGCCGATGATCAAAGATGTGGCTTAGCTGAAACAGTCATGTCATGCGTGAACTTTGGATTGAGAGAATGATATCGATGTGTGATTTTGATTGTTTTGTTGAATATGATTAACTACTCATCTATCATTAGATGATGCAGCAATGCTTCTACTAATGTTGGGTACACTTAAACTAGTGTTGGAACTGTAATTGTAATGTGATTTGAACAACTGTTTAGGCTGATGCACTCTGTTAGTTATTTTCCTGGATCCCTGGTGTGGCTCCAAGCCCCCAATTAGGATATTAAGAAGATCCAGCTGTTTATTAATGATCATATGTTGCAGTGAAGACCTGAAGATGGTTAGGTTTTAGTATTTGTGATAATGTGTAGCAGTCTGGCTACATTGTCCGTCTAATTTGATTGAAATTTTTCTGCCTGTCATGATTTTACTTGGagataattatattttgtggtATTGGGCCATTAGCCGTTTATTATTCATAGTTGTAAAAGGAATGATCATGTTTAGATATGGAATATAGATTATAATCGTATCAGCATTTTCTGAATAATTTTATGGTTCTATGGGATTTAACCTTCTGGAATACTGAATTTACTGATTTGTCAGGAACAATCTAAAGTTTTGCCTGACTATTTACTGATTACAATTTTTTCAGTTTTCAGGTAAACAAGACCATTGGGACACATGGCTCGTACTAAGCAAACCGCTCGCAAGTCCACTGGAGGCAAGGCTCCTAGGAAGCAACTAGCCACCAAGGTTTGTATATTTATTCTTGTGCCTTTTTTTTGTTACTGTCTTCAACTGTGCTGCCCAATGACTTTACTTTATCATTGATATGGGAACAAACATCTCTGGCTACTTTGTTTTAGGGTGAAAAAGTTATCTGTTGTCTAATTATAGACGACATCTGACTTCAACGCATAGGCTCAATTAGTTTTATTTGCAGAATGGTTATTTACTATGTGACTTTGTTCTTTGACAGGCTGCCCGTAAGTCTGCGCCCACAACTGGGGGAGTGAAGAAGCCTCACCGTTACCGCCCTGGGACTGTTGCTCTTCGGTGTGTGAAATACTTAAATGTTATTCATTAGACTTGCTATTGTGCTTACTGAAATGATTCTCTACTAAATTGGCAAATTCTAAACTTATGCCTGATTGTACAGTGAAATCCGCAAGTACCAGAAGAGCACTGACCTGCTCATAAGGAAGCTTCCATTCCAGAGGCTTGTTAGGGAGATTGCCCAGGATTTCAAGGTGAGATTTGTATTCATACTGTTGTATTGTGATCAGTCATGTGATGCCACAGTTCTAAAGTAGTGAAGTATAACTAGAAACTTTTCTTGACCTCTTGCTGTGTATTTGTGCAGACTGATCTGCGTTTCCAGAGCCATGCGGTGCTTGCCCTGCAGGAGGCTGCGGAAGCATACCTGGTGGGTCTGTTCGAGGACACCAACCTGTGCGCCATCCACGCCAAGCGTGTGACGATCATGCCTAAGGACATTCAGCTGGCTAGGAGGATTCGCGGCGAGAGGGCTTAGTTTCACTGCTCTGGTGTGCATCTGTTCGATGCAACTGCTTTTGCGATGTTGGTGCTTTAACTTCTGTCAGTGTTTTGAACTCTGAATAGTTATAGTGTTCGTTCGTGGTGCTAGGTTAGGTGCTGCTGCAATCTTATTATGTTTTAGAGTTTAATCGCTTGGTACCGAATACATCTTGTAAGTGCTGGTTTCATCCATCCACCTGATGGGTGTGGTTTCTATCTGAATTCTGAACCTTGAACTGGTATGTTAAGCAAGTTGTTAACTTGGTTCAATAGTGTCAAGCTCTGGTTGCATTATGTTGTGCAGAGGTTTTTGAGTTTCTGCATATTGTGGCCTGCCGTGGTGTCAATGTGCCCCTTCTCTGGACGGCATTGAAATGGACAGTCATGACCAACCATGCAAAGCTGGCTTGTACATGCCTCCATAGATCAGGCCATTGCATTGTCCTCATGTGAAGCTTGTAGCTGGGCGGCAGCCCATAAACGACAGGATTGGCGACCGGCAGGAAGCATCGCGGGGAGCAACACGGGAAGGCTGCCGTCGCGTTTAAAAAGACCCGAAAGCAGCGTCCTTTTTGGCACGCGCCACGACCAAAGCATTTTACCCATACGACCGTGCTGACCGGCGGCCGGTCTTCCATTCCGTTTGCTTCTGCATGCCGGACCAACCCACCAGGCCAGTGagtctaaaaaaacaaaaacaaaaaaaagaacccCACCAGGCCAGTGGCCACCACCATTCTCCGGCCATAGCTGACTGACCATTTCCTCTCTATCCATCGTTCCCGAGTACTGAGTTCCAGACCGGCTGGGTTGGGGTGGACCGCTCACTTCCTTGCTCTGACCTGAGCCATCAAGCAGTTGCTCCCCGGCCTTCTGTGTTCAGCCCTCTTCTGGCCTTCCGAGACCAGAAGCTGCACCACCGGGCACCGGCTGTCATCCTGGGGGACAAGTTCCCGCCAGCCCAGATATTCAAGCTCATTGCGCGTTTTCTATGATTAGGTCAGACCTGTGACTAGGGTTGAAAACAAAAACGAAAATTTTCGATTACCGGGAACCGTTTTCGAGGTTTTACTGAGATTCTGGTGTAGATGAAAACAAAAACAGCTACAGAAAATACAGAAACAAAAATGGTATTTTTATCCGAAACTGAAAGCGAAAATGATTTCAGCCTCTACCGACCGTTTTCGAAAATTACCGTATTTATGCGGTAATTTACCGTCGGTATTACCGTATTTTAGGGATCCTACTGTATTTGAAGCCCAGCCCAACACATATTTTCTCGGCCCAATAGCTCGCGGGCTTCCCTGCTGGCCCAGCCTTTCAGGTTAACCCTAGCCTCAAAATCCCCCACTCCCCATTCCCTGACCCAGTGAGGCAGTGACCCAGTGAGACAGTGACCCCTGTGAGGTTGGTTCTTCTCATTCCATTATTGGCTATTGGTTTTGTACTTTGGTATGATAATATGAgtactaatatatttttatatttgtagGATGAATTTTCAGAACTAGTCAATGATGATTATGTGGCAGCCTGAGGTTCAGCTGTAGGCATAGGCAGTCTGCGGCCCTGTACTAGTACTATTCTTAATGGCATGCTAGTATATGTTTAAGTCTCTATTTGAATTTGGTTAATGATCATGTATGACTATGTCACGTATGTTGTGCACAACTTTGTGCCATACTATCGTGCATGCTACTATATGTCAGTTATCACGGATTGGTTCGATATTTAGATTAATATCTTAATCGAATCTTCAATACTTGCATATGAGATGTGTCAAGTCATATTGTTAATGTTATGCTCTATTGTTTGATATGTTTATCGTTTTTTAAATAtcgttttgatgggtttcgaCCGTTATCAATGTGTTCTCGACCGTATATTTCCGTTTTCGAAATTACCAGAATACCGGCGCCGTTTTCGTTTCCGAAAATATCGTACCGCTTTCGTTTCCGATAAAAAAATGTGAAAGTAAAAGTGGTGGAGTTTTTCAtcgaccgttttcaaccctgcCTGTGACTTTTGTTGCTGACCCATTTCTAGTTTCGACCATGAATTGTACACTCAATCTCTTTGTTCGACTTGCCTGCTTCAACTTATTCTAGCTTATTCTCTCTCACAGAACATTAATAGATCAAGCGAAACCAGCCAACTTTTTACCTGCTTTTTATCATTCTCAGGGATATGGACGGCACCACGAACATCCCAAGCATTACAAGGGGTGGTAAAGAGTCTCAAATTTTAgaccctgtttggttccctagCACAAGTTGTGCTAGGGAACTTTGACCGATAATTACTAGTATTAAATGAAGGCGGtttgcaaaactaacttcacaacccctgcgctatttcgcgagacaaatctaacgaTGTCTTTGACAGCATGATTAgaagatgattactgtagcattactgtagctaatcatggattaattattaccattagattcgtcgcgaaaaattacacccatccatgaaaaggttttgcaaataaactttatttagtggCTCATGCATGCAAGAAACCTTTCGTAGCACAAATCGTGCTAGCCAACCAAACAATGCCTTAGTCTAGATAATCTAAGACCTGGACCTTAACGAAAATGAGTTCTTATCTTAGACAATATTGAgcttaaaatatataaaaatcaAGTTGGATTGTGAAAAAACCATTAGGGCTATGATCCGTCACCCCACGAGCGCATCTTGACTTCCTGACCTCTCTGTATGCCTTGGCTCGGAGCCCGTTGGTCAGCACCCTGTTCAGTTCAAACTAGATCAAAATTGTTATCGTATATTCGGTCGGTCACGCACTGCTAACGGCCAGCCGGCCTACTCGATCGAGGGCTCAACAGGAGGCGTGCTCAGGTAAACTAGAACAAAAATAAAACTGGCACCCATGGGAGCCTTCAGCATGGTGCCTTCAGCATGTATCAACAAGATTTGCTCCTAGGCGAGCTCACTGCCTTTTAAATCGCTTGGGAACGACGTATCCGGCGATTTTCAAGAAACGACGTAAAGGTGTTCGGTACAATGCCAGGCAGTGGGAGCATCGCGTATTCCCCCACAGTTTTTATTTCCCCTGCATTCTTGAGTCATGATTCATGGTGCCCATTGACTGGAAGTGCTTTTCTTGTAAGGCTTTCAGTCTCGCCAGGCCTCGACGACTAGCTGAAAGTACAATCGATTCTATAGGGAACGGGGCACAGGATCATGAGCGACGCAGTGTGCATGCTTGCTTTCAAGTCTTCCTCGTTGCAGCATCCTTTTAATTTGTTGGAGAATGAATAGCCAGAAGTGAGTTCAACCGTGCAACTTTGTTTACGATTACAGGCGCCGATCACCTGCCGACAGCCGATCGGCCGAATTCTCGATGGATCATTGAGTAGAAGCCGTCACCGAAAGTGGCTCATCTTTACTTGTTGCTGCAGCACTGATCAGGGGCACAAAGCTTAACTCACTCGGTTTACGTCAGGAGCCATGCGCCGTGATTTGAGCTCGATCACCGTTCGAGCAGAAGCGAGCGACGACGCCTTCTCGCAGCTGTGGAAACGATCCAGAAAAGATACCTTTTCTGGATGAAACGCTAAGAAAACCCTGGTGGCCTGTGAGTTTGCCTGATCCGACGAAGCATGGAGCAAGACTAAAGGGCCTGCTGCTCTCTTTTCTGCCTGCTCAATAGTGATGTTGATAGGCAGAtgggttttgaaaaaaaaaaaaccaaacaaTCCACAATGTTAGCAACAGGTTATCCCGGTCCATTCCGTTTCGAACCTTTTATTTGTGTGTGTATATAGTTCAACCAAAATTTGCATGGCGTTTTCACTGAAATAGACGATGGGTCAAATTTTGTTTGGATCCATGAAAGTCGGCTGAAATTAGAGGTTGCTTTCTGTACTGAAAGGACTGCTGACGAAGATTCAAAGCATGCCACTTCAGAAATTCATATTGCTAGATTCCAAAAGGAATACCATAGATCATGTGATGTGAGTAGTTCAACGTCGAGAGTAGTTCCGAAAGTTATAATATTACCATACCACTCAACTGAGAAAATTCAGGGAGAACGCTGGATATGAAACCGTCGTTAGGGTTTAGGCACAATATTATGTCCTAATTAAACAAATGGCGGCCTTCGGCAAAACTTGACTCGCCTGTTCCTTCGTGGTTCTAGAAACGAAAGTGTCAAAAAAGTTAGCACTGAAAGTCCAAAACGTAAGCGCATCCAAAGTCGCGACTTCTTCCTATTCTTGTTACATCACCTTCAGACTCGACCTTTTTCAATCATTGCGTCAGCCATTGAGCCATATGACTAtaaacttctttttttttactttcagcagaaaaaaattgaagatgCCAGCGGTTTTGGAAGCCATTGAAATTTCAGCAGAAAAGGCACGGAATCTGTTCAAATAATCTTTCATTTCTCGTGTATTCAGACGAACAGAACAGAGCTACAATCATTAGGTTGAAAAAATTTCAGAGTGTGTGTACTGGCGCCAAATTCGGCTTGTAGAAGCTTTTCCTCCTGAACAAATCACCGAACTTGCGGAATATCGGCCTCTTCTTCTTGTGCTTCATGGAATCCTCCATGTCAGCGTAGTGGCTCTCGTCGATGTGATCGAACTCGTCGTCGAAGTCTTCCATGGCCGCGTCGGCCGCGGACTTGAGGTCGGCAATGTTGCTCAGCGACGCGAACACCCGTTCCTTGGGGTTCAGGCTCCCCATCCTCGCCGACTGCGAGAAGCCGCCCTTCAGCTTGCCCGGCTTCCTGGGCTTGTCCGCCATCCACCGCTGCGACGCCGACTGCGGCGTCCCGTTCTCGCTGCCGTTCGGCAGGCGCTGATCGAAGCCGTGGTCCGGCGCGGGGGCGGTCTTGGCGGACGCCGGCGTGCTGCACGCCGTGGTCGTCGtcgcggcgaggaggctgttgagcTCCTTGAGGCTGCCCTGCGCGGCGGCCTCGCTGACCTTGACGCACTCGTACTCCTGGCGGAGGCTCTGCAGCGCGGCGTCCTTGTCGGCGACGGCGTCGTTGAGGCGCGCGTTCTCGGCCCTGGCGAGCTCGAGCGAGTCCTTGACGACGTTGGCCTCGGCGACGGCCTGCTTGAGGATGTCCCGCAGGCGCGCGTTCTCGTCGCGGATGACGCGCTGCGACTCGACGAGCTTGGTGTTGTCCTGGCGCGCGCGGTTGacctcctcctcggaggcgcGCACGCAGTCGAGCAGGACGCGCTCCTTGTCGGCCCACGCGGCGGCGCACTCGTCGGCCTCGAGCCTGCACCGGTCGTGCTCGGCGGACACGGCGCGCAgccgggcctcggcggcggccagcgcccCGCGCAGCCGCtcggcctcggcgccggcggcctccagCTCGGCCTGCGCCTCGGAGAGCCAGACCTTGACCTGCTTGGCCTCCATGGTGACGTCGGCGAGCGCGACGGAGAGGTCGTCCGCGGCCTTGCGGCTGCGCTCCTCGCCCTGCATCGCCGCCCGGAGCTCGCCGCGCAGGACCCTGATCTCCTCGTCCGCGCCGCCGAACATGAGGTCCTTGACGCTCCgctgctcggcgccgccgcgccgggccgccgcctcgaggccCTTGTTGGCCTGCCGCAGCGCGGCGATCTCCAGCttggcctcctcgagcgagaTCTTGGCCTGCTCCAGCTGCTTGGTCTGGTATATCAGCGACTCGAGCATCTTGCGCTCCGACTCCTTGGACTTGTCCACCTCCCGCTCCAGCAGCTGCGCCTTCTCCGCGGCGCCCCTGGCCCCGCTCTCGCCCTCCCTCCTGGTCTCCTCGAGCTCACGCAGCGCCCGCGCCTTCTCCTCGCGCTCCCTCcggagctcctcctccagctgcgccacccgctgctgctgctgctgcatcgcgcccgcgccgccgacgccgcgccgcctctgCCCAACAGCAAACCAATGCAAGAGCCGCCGTTAGAAACAGCAACCTACCAATCACCTGCCCCTCCTGATCAGCGATCGCGCCATTCCAAATTCCCAAAGCCGTCAGCTTTGGGCGTAACGTGAGAAATCGAGGAAAAGGCCGGTGCACTCTATACCTCCGGGGACGGGGACGCCTTGGAGGGGCCGCCGGCGGACGAGCGGCTGCGGTGGAGACGAGGGGACGACGGCTGCCTGTGCTGCTCCCTGGAGGAGGCGGACGAAGAAGCCGTGGCGGCCCTGAGCCCGGCCTCGAAGGAGCCGGATCTGCGCGGCGAATCCCAGCTCATCAGAAACCGAATCGCGTCCCGGGCTAAATAGTCAAACAATAAAAGAAAGAAGGCgccacgccgcacgccgcgagCGGGAATGGAACAGGggtagggagggagagggatcCCCGAGCCGAGCCGGGAAAGAAGGATCTGCTATAGCGAGCGAGGGAAGGAAGGCGCGTGcgtgggcgggcgggcgggcagcTGGGTCTCGAGTCTCACCCAGGTTcccctaaccggtgggaaccggtccggtccggaccggttccggtttgagccggtaccaaaccggcacaaattcaaaatttaaatttaaattcaaaaaaatgaaaaattgccaaaaaattcttaaaaatacttcaaggtgcgacaaaTCTAATTGTGTCagattttctcaaaaaatcgttcatttagtataattTGCAGGGAtttgaagtaaaaaaaaagcgtgcatacaaaaatatacaaatacaatgtaaaagtagtacaaaagaggattGTAGGGTTTATTTatactaaaatatgttatacaaatatttatttaatatacattgcgggcatttgaatttaaataaaaaaattgaatttgaccagttatcagtcaaaccgaccggttaccagctaaaccggccggtataccggtcggcgAACCGATTGAACTGggaagtttaaattcaaattcgaatttgaTCGGTTCCGACCGATAACCGGCCAAatcggaccggtataccggaaccggactCCTCTGGTTTGGCCGGAGCGGTCGGGAAGGTAAATCCTGGTCTCACCTCGGCCTGGCGGACAGCATCTCGGGCACGCGGGGGAGTGATGGGGGCGGCGCGGACTCCGAGGCCCGGGAAAAGAAATCCGTGTGTCAGTCAGAGGGGATCGGAATAGAAGGAGGCGAGGCCCCGCGCAGCATGCCGCAATTAATACcaccgggccgccgccgacgccgggcgaggaggaggaggcatctgggaggaagaaggaaacgGAGGAGGGGCGGGCGGGTCAGTGGGGTTCAGGTTCAGCGACGCCGCGGGAGTGGAGAGGGATTAATTAACGAACGGAGAGGGGGGGAGCCGGCTTTGGATTTGTTTACCTGTCCGGGCGCGCGTCGTCGCGCGCGAGGGCCGCAAATGGCGGGTCGTGGACTCATGGGCAGAAGGAGGCGAgctggcgaggcgaggcgagggcgcgggaggagggtCGCGTCGCGCTCGTGCGTTTGGATCCCAGCGCCGAGCCCGGGCGGCGTGCGGGAGGGGGTCAACGGCAACGGCCGGTGGGGTTTGGCTCGGTCCCTGCGTGGTGGGGGTTTTTTTGGCTGGCTGGTGTTTTCTCTGTTCGATCGGGCACCGCCACTGGCTTCGTGTGCATGGGCGTTCGCTTCGCCTGCCGGCTGCCGACCGGCGCGGTGGTGGTTCGGCGTCCTGCGCGCGCCGGGGACGGACGGGGACGACTCTTGTGTGGATTTGGTGGGGGCTGCGCGAAAACTTCCGTGGAAGCCGCGCCCCCGTTTTTCAGGTGTGGGGGTGATGGATGATGGATCGCGCCGCGGTGAAACCAGCCGGTaatgggcggccggcggcgagcttgaCTGTTGATCGTGGACCGGGGTAGGCGGGTCCAAGCTCTTCTCCAGT
This sequence is a window from Panicum virgatum strain AP13 chromosome 7K, P.virgatum_v5, whole genome shotgun sequence. Protein-coding genes within it:
- the LOC120641185 gene encoding plectin-like isoform X2, giving the protein MLSARPRSGSFEAGLRAATASSSASSREQHRQPSSPRLHRSRSSAGGPSKASPSPERRRGVGGAGAMQQQQQRVAQLEEELRREREEKARALRELEETRREGESGARGAAEKAQLLEREVDKSKESERKMLESLIYQTKQLEQAKISLEEAKLEIAALRQANKGLEAAARRGGAEQRSVKDLMFGGADEEIRVLRGELRAAMQGEERSRKAADDLSVALADVTMEAKQVKVWLSEAQAELEAAGAEAERLRGALAAAEARLRAVSAEHDRCRLEADECAAAWADKERVLLDCVRASEEEVNRARQDNTKLVESQRVIRDENARLRDILKQAVAEANVVKDSLELARAENARLNDAVADKDAALQSLRQEYECVKVSEAAAQGSLKELNSLLAATTTTACSTPASAKTAPAPDHGFDQRLPNGSENGTPQSASQRWMADKPRKPGKLKGGFSQSARMGSLNPKERVFASLSNIADLKSAADAAMEDFDDEFDHIDESHYADMEDSMKHKKKRPIFRKFGDLFRRKSFYKPNLAPVHTL
- the LOC120641183 gene encoding histone H3.3-like, which gives rise to MARTKQTARKSTGGKAPRKQLATKAARKSAPTTGGVKKPHRYRPGTVALREIRKYQKSTDLLIRKLPFQRLVREIAQDFKTDLRFQSHAVLALQEAAEAYLVGLFEDTNLCAIHAKRVTIMPKDIQLARRIRGERA
- the LOC120641185 gene encoding plectin-like isoform X1 translates to MSWDSPRRSGSFEAGLRAATASSSASSREQHRQPSSPRLHRSRSSAGGPSKASPSPERRRGVGGAGAMQQQQQRVAQLEEELRREREEKARALRELEETRREGESGARGAAEKAQLLEREVDKSKESERKMLESLIYQTKQLEQAKISLEEAKLEIAALRQANKGLEAAARRGGAEQRSVKDLMFGGADEEIRVLRGELRAAMQGEERSRKAADDLSVALADVTMEAKQVKVWLSEAQAELEAAGAEAERLRGALAAAEARLRAVSAEHDRCRLEADECAAAWADKERVLLDCVRASEEEVNRARQDNTKLVESQRVIRDENARLRDILKQAVAEANVVKDSLELARAENARLNDAVADKDAALQSLRQEYECVKVSEAAAQGSLKELNSLLAATTTTACSTPASAKTAPAPDHGFDQRLPNGSENGTPQSASQRWMADKPRKPGKLKGGFSQSARMGSLNPKERVFASLSNIADLKSAADAAMEDFDDEFDHIDESHYADMEDSMKHKKKRPIFRKFGDLFRRKSFYKPNLAPVHTL